In the genome of Aedes aegypti strain LVP_AGWG chromosome 2, AaegL5.0 Primary Assembly, whole genome shotgun sequence, the window GATGGACTTCGGAAACGGCTTCCGAGTTTGCTTTCCTTTGAAACACGGTTCACAAAGTTCGTTGGTTCCACAGTCACGTACCTGTATTCCTCTCGCCAAATTCTTGCTGATGATTTGTTGGATGACGGCTTCATCCCGGTGTCCAAAACGCCCATGCCAAGTGTGTTGGCAGCTCTCGGTGTGATTCTGTCCGGCAACCATCGCTCGTTCACCATGGATCTTCAACCGGTACAGGCCTCCATGTTTGCTTACCCACCGAGATGAGGTTCATTTCCAATCCAGGGATGTAGAGAACATCGGACAAGGCCATAATCGTCCGATCACCGTTGGAATCTACGCAGAAAATCTTCACCGTACCAATTCCTTGGACTTTGGCCTCTTTCCCGTTCGCGAGATAAACACTCTTCTCTGAACATGGCTTCACTTCTTCGAGGAAATTTCTGTCGCAGCACACATGAGACGTCGCGCCGGAATCAACGATCCAGTCAACCCTTTTTTGATCAGCAGAATCAAGAACGAACGCGTACAGCTTGTCATGAGGCTTGTTCTTACCAGTGCCAGGATTGTGCTTCAGTTTCGAGTTCTTGTTCGTAGGTTTGTTGGGATTGTTTGATGTTTTGAAGGCTTGACAATCTTTCTTCTTGTGCCCTTTCATTCCGCAAAAATGACAGATGATCTTCTTTGCTTCTACCTTAAACGCGGATTCATCCACGACAGCATCATTCTCCTGTAGCTTCCGGGCGTAGTCCAAAACATTTCCTTTGGCGAAAGACATCTTCAGTTCATCGTCCTTCAGAACCAGTAAGGCTGTCCGGATGCTTTCGTAGGATGCCGGAAGGCTTCGCAAAAGAATTGCCACTTGAACATCTTCTCCCAGGTCTTTTCCTGCACCTTGAAGTCTTGAAAACAGTTCCTGCAGTTCGTACATATGTGCTTCAAGATCTCCTCCTTCTGGAAGCTTCTTATCACAAACTTGGCAGATGAGCGATACTCTTGAACACATTGTAGTCTTCTGGTGCTGCTCCTTCAATCGATTCCAGGTTTCCTTCGCAGTCTTGACGTCTCGGATGAGTGGATTTGACGCTTCTCGACCAATAAAGCAATTGTCGCTCGAGCCTTCCTGTCCCCTGTTGTCCACGCTGCAGTGACCGGGTTCGGAGTCGCATCGACGACGTACTTCCAGAGATCTTCACGCTCTAATAACATCTCCGCCTCAAACGACCACTGGGGGTAGTTCTCATTTGTCAGCTTTTCTATACCGAGCTTCGAATCCATTTCGTATTGCTGCTCTCGGTCTCTTTACCTAGCTCTTACTGGGTCCACAACCTCTTAGAATTAAGGAAAATGCGTGTAGCTAGGCTAACGGTAATGGAAGGAATGAATTTATTTCTGACATTATTTTATAATGACTACTATGATTGAGATCTTCAGTATTCTGGATTGCAAGGTGACTACGATGCAcatgcttcaacattttgtagGGTGAACTGTAGTGTTTTTTTGGTTTGTGTTAGGTAAAATTCGTAATTGTTTGTGACAAGCATAAATTGTAATGTAAATAAACTGTGGATAAAATGGGCGTTGGGTGGAAATCAGCTGTGGCAGGTAATGTAGGCAACATGCAAGGTAATGGTCGATGTTAATGCTACCAAGGATGGAAATATGGAGTAAGGATATGGAACACAAGTAAATTATGGACTGGAGGGAATCGTAAGGCTTGAGCTAGATCGCCATGATCACTTTTTGATCGGCGTTCGTGTGAGACACAAGTGAGTGAGAGTTAAGTAGCAAACTTTGTGAAGTTCGGTGAACTGTTGGAGAGGACATTGAACCCGTTCATTCAGGTATGCCACATTATTCGGCCACCATAATaccaaaaaagttgaaatttagtgtgacataatttgtgtaccatcccttagctttttttttcaggttgctAGGCtgcgatgcaatcttgcatcCTGAGAtcaaaaaatgttgacaaaCTTATTCTAACACGCGCttgatttgtttcatttttggcacctgtatttccgaaggaattctgAAAGATTTCCCACAGGATCTTGGAAGGATTCCCACTGAAGATTGATGTTTTCGtaacaacccaagtaaccacgaagctatatatgcTTACTTTATTTTTGCTCTATAGTATACTATTAAATAATGCTTTAAAGTAATATAACCTTATAGAGCGCATTGAAGCAGAATTAAAGTTGAAAAGGGCCCCACTATTACCAAATTAAAGTAGCATGATTGTTTGCACCGATATTGTTGTTTTGATGCATAAGCCCTTGAATAGCGTTTGGGTTTGTATACTTAGAGTTTATGCTTTACACTTGCTTTAAGCCATGTGCATTTGGGGTGTTCCGAATGCTCAGTAAAGTCAGGAGGGTTGTCACGGGTACACTTTCTTTTTCAGGTTCCTTTTTCACAGTCACAGGTGAGTAATCAGTTCAACACTACAggtaagttcttcttctttttggtttattaatagttcactaaattaCTTGCTAAATGTCCACTAACTCTAATTTATTTCGAATTCAATTTCTTTTAACTTTATTTCTAATTTATAACTTCACTAATTTCTTCTTAGCGTGTAAAATTCAAATCTAGTTCTAGTACACTGACTACTAGTACTGACTCCCGAACACTAGTATGACGGCGTTAATCCGTGATGCGAATCTGCTGGTACAACAAAGAGGGCGCGATGACGTTCAGCTAGTCCTTTTATATTAGCCGCCGATGATCATTAGTAGCGAGTCACGATGATGGACGAATTTCCGTTCAGTGCATTCGCCCGACTTGCCATGGTGGTGGATTGCGGTTGACCgacgttgatgatgatgatagatGTGGAAATGGTGCCCCATATATGTGCGAACACACTGGCCCCTCCAGAAATCCTATTTCTGGTGTGTCGATATGATGATGATTGTCGACTCAATCGTCGACCAGGCAGACGGTGCACCTTCTCATGGAGTTGATCGATGATGACGATACCGACGACACGATGATTGTTTACATTGATGCGGTTGATATGTCATCGTACACCATTTTATTATAACCTTGTCCCTAATCAATTAGGGCATTGTATTTTTTGCAGGTGCATCAGGATACTACGGCATACTCGAAGAAGGTGACGGAATCATGGATTGGAAGCTGGTTTAGGTGCGCCGTTTGTTGTCGTTTGGGAAGTGTTTTCTGCTGGAGGCATGATTGGAGCGATAGGCAGGAGACATATTTTCGCTACTGGTCGAGTGAATATACCGGTAGATGTTTGGACGGTGACGACTCGAACCACTCCGTCTGGCCCGGGATGCAGATCCTGGATTCTGGCCATCGGCCAGCGCATCGGAGGAAGATTTTCGTCCAGGAGAACTACGAGCTGGTTCCTTTGTAGTGGTACAGGTGGATTGCACCATTTTGCTCGTGGCTGCAATGTTACGAGGTAGTCCCGATGCCATCGCTCCCAAATTTGCTGGTACAGTTTCTGCGTTTGCTGCCATTTCTTCAGACGATTAAACGGAATCGAAGTGACGTCAACATCGGGTACTGCTTTGAGAGCCGAGCCGACTAGGAAGTGGCCAGGCGTTAGAGGTTCCAGGTCCGATGGGTCGTCGCTAATTGGCACAAGAGGCCTAGAGTTGAGGCAGCATTCGATTTGGGATAGCAAAGTCTCCATGTCGTCATAGGCGAGTGTTTGCGCCCCCAAAACTCGGATGAAGTGCTTCTGTGCTGACTGTATGGCGGCCTCCCAGAGTCCTCCGAAGTGCGACGCCTTAGGAGGGTTGAAATGCCACCGGATGTTGTTGTGTGCACATTCTTGGGCGATTTGTTCACGGTGTTCTTTGCTTCGTATCAGGTGGCGTAATTCATTTGCAGCTCCCACAAAGTTCCGCCCATTATCGCTGTAAATGTCCGAACACAGTCCTCTCCGGGAGACAAATCGACGCAACGCTTGGAGGAACTTAGCAGTCGTTAGGTCGGCAACTAATTCGAGGTGGACGGCCTTTGTACAGAAGCACACGAAGACTGCAACAAAGGCCTTCCGTGGTGATGCTCTCCGGTGTGCTGGTTGTATCAGAATTGGTCCCCAATAGTCTATTCCAGTTGAGGAAAATGGTCTCGATGCGGTGATTCGGGCTGTTGGCAGTTCCGACATGAATTGCTCGATGCGTTTCGGTCGTGCTCTGAAGCAGATGGTACATTTGTGGAAGATTTTCCGGGCCAGGTCCCTGGCCCCCGTGATCCAGTATCGGAGGCGGAGTATGCCAAGCAGCAATTGGGGTGCAGCGTGCAGATGCTGCTCATGAAGGCTTCGAACAAGCAGGGCAGATAACGGAGAAGTTGATGGAAGGATGATTTGGTGCTTGGAATCGTAGGCTTGCTGCGACCGGCGCAAACGACCACCAATGCGGATGAGATTTTCCGAATCGAAAATAGGGTGGAACCATTTTAGGCGAGACTTCACAGCTACAGGTTTTCCTTGTTGCAAACATTTCCATTCGTTAGGATAGGCTTGTTCCTGCACCAATCGGATCAATGTCAATTCAGCTTCTTTTTTCTCCTCAGTGGTAACGACGTGCGACGCTGGTCGATGTTGATTACTGAGTCGACAGTTTTGCAGAAAACGTTTACAGTAGGCGGTCACCCTAAGCATGCGTTGATAATTGGAGAATTTATTGACGTAGCAGTTAATGAAAGAATCTTCTATCGTTGCAGATACGATCGTTGCTGGTGGTTTGCGCATTTCGCATACGCTCTGTGGATTTGAGGTGGTTTGATGGACACTCGGCCATTCCGTTTGGTCTCGGTGTAGCCACTCGGGACCGTGCCACCATAGATCGTGGGAGAGAAGTAGTTCAGCTGATGTTCCTCTGGAAAGACAATCTGCTGGATTTTGTTCACCTGCTACGTGGTTCCAGATGCAGTTTGTAGTCGAGAGCTGTATTTTTGACACCCTGTTCGCCACAAAGGTCGTCCAAGTAGACGGTGAACAGTTTAGCCAACTAAGGACAGTAGTCGAGTCGACCCAGAAGTAGGTTTCTGGGCGCATAGATAGAGAGGAGGTCACCTTTTCAAACAGTTGTGCCGCCAGGAGGGCACCGCAAAGCTCCAAACGTGGTATGCTTTGCTTCTTCAAAGGTGCAACTTTCGACTTCGATGTCAGTAGTGCGACTTTGACCTGTCGCgattcattttcggatcgcacATATGCACATGCACCGTATGCACTCTCCGATGCATCTGAAAAGAAGTGCAACTGAAGTGTTGTTGCATCGGGGCACAGTACAAAACGGTTGATTTTGAGCTGGTTTAGCAGTGGAAGCTGCTCATGGTAGGACTGCCAATAGTCCCGTGCCGTTGCAGGAAGCTCCTCATCCCAGCCCCATATGTTGTCGTCGCTGTTCTTCAGGGTCCACAATGCCTGCATAAAAAGTTTTGCTGTTGTAACGACGGGTCCCACCAAACCAAGTGGGTCGAATAATTGGGCGATGTATGAGAGGGCGAGACGTTTGGTGAGTGTTGCATTTGGGATTGACTGCGGCATCTTAACGTTGTACCGCAAAACGTCGGCGTTTGGTTCCCAATGAAGACCGAGAGTTTTGATGAGCTGGTCGCGATCCAAATCTACTGATTGCTGTAGAGCCTTGTTGTCGTCGGAGATGTCGTCCAGGACAGCGGGTTCGTTTGAAGCCCATTTACGTAATTCAAAGCCACCTCGTGCTAGCAATGAGTGCAATTGCTTTCGAAGGACGATTGTTTCGGCTATGCTGTTGCTGCCAGAGAAGAGGTCATCCACATAAAAGTCCTTGCGTAATACTGTGGCTGCCTCCGGGAAATCGTGCTGTTCGTCATCAGCTAGTTGCTGCAAGACTCTCGTTGCCAGAAACGGGGCACTTGCGGTTCCGTAGGTAACTGTCTTGAGTTCGAAGGTTTCAAGTTCTTCGTCACGTGATGCTCGCCACACAATGCGTTGAAGAGGCGTGTCACGCTCGTCGACCAGTACTTGGCGGTACATCTGCTTGATGTCCGCAATCAGCATCACGGGATGAATTCTAGCACGCATAACGATGGATCGCAGGTCGTCTTGTACGATTGGCCCAATCATCATTGCGTCGTTTAGAGATGTTCCACTGCTCGTTTTACAAGACGCGTCGAAGACAACGCGCACTTTTGTCGTTGTGCTCTCTTCACGTACCACGGCATGGTGTGGGAGGTGATACGGTTGGGTGGTAATCTCTCCGGTGTCCTGCACTCGTTGCATGTGGCCTAGCTCGTAGTACTCCTTCATGAAGTCGCTGTACTGTTGGCCCAGATGAAGATTTCGCTGCAGGCGTGATTCAACCATTTGAAAACGACGGATAGCGGTGCGACGGTTGTCGCCGAGGTTTGAGATGACGTCATCCTTCAGTGGTAGGCGCACTACATATCTACCTTCTGGTGTGCGCGAGACTGTCCGACGGAAGTGAGCTTCACATGCCGCTTCTTCCACCGAATAACAAGGAGATGAATTGTCTTCTTCGATTGTCCAGAATCGTTCCATCAGCTGGTGTAAATCGGCCATAGTTGCAACGTTAGCCGTGATTGTAGTTGATGGTTGACAATGGTTGGAACGACCTGAGACTACCCAACCAAGAGTCGAATTTATGAGCATGGGTAAGTCGTCTCCGAGAGGAATTCTGCCAGGAACCTTAAAGAGATCAAAAAAGATTTCTGCGCCAAGGACGAGATCGACGGTGTTGGAGGTGCAGAACGATGGGTCAGCCAGTTTAACCCCGGACGGGATTTCCCAGGATGAAATGTCCAAAGACGTTGACGGTAAGTTGACCGTAACCTTGGGGAGTACAAGGAACTCTGCGGAGGCAGAAAAGTCGCTGATTCGGGACCGAATGGTGGAAGTGAATTTGGTCCTAGCTTGCGTAGTAGAATGCCCAATGCCAGCAATCGGAATGGATACCCTTTTGCGTTGTACCTTCAAAAGTTTAGAGAATGGTTCGGTGGCAAAACAGCATTCGCTTCCCGAGTCTAGAAGCGCTCTAGCGACGTGAAAGGTTCCATTGTCGTCGACTACGTGTACGACCGCTGTGGCTAACAGTACTTTCGCATGGTTTCGTCCAGTTGAAGCATAGCCTTTCGGGTGCATGTGTGTTGCAGATGCTGAGGTGGTAGGCTGTTCGCTAGCAGATTGAAATTGTGTTGGTTTCGAGGTGACGTCACTTGTCTTCTGGGATGATTCATTCGACGATTCGTAGTTGCATAATTGAGTGTGATGACGTCCTTTACATCGACGACAGGTACTGTTGGATGAACATTCCCTACTCATGTGTCCCTTGCGGAGGCAATTTCTGCAGAGTTGATGACGGCGTATCTCCTTTTCCTTGTCCTCGACGGTCATTTTGGAAAAGGTAGGGCACATGTACAGTGGATGTTGCTCGGAACAAAGAATGCATTTCCTAGCATTGAGTTGAGATGCTCCATGGCTAGCGAATGAACGTGGGGTGGGTGGTTTCTTTGCAGACGATGGCGTACAGGTGTCGGACGGCTTGTGGTTAATGCTTTGCAGCACGTTAACCCTTCGTTGAATGAATGTGGTAAGTTCCTTGAACGAAACATCTTGAAGAGTGGACGAATGTTCCTCCCAGTCCCTTCTGGTGGTTTGATCGAGGCGACTGCTTAGCATACGGACCAAAAGAATGTCCCACGTATTGGTTTGCTCTCCCAACTGCTGAAGAATTCGGACGTTGGCCTCGAACCGTTCTACGAGTGTGTGTAATTCCCCAGCTGATTCTCGTTTGAGGGTGGGAAATTCGAAAAGTGCATCAACATACGAAGCTTTCAGACGACCagtgttctgaaaatgctcAACCAGCAGATTCCATGCAACAGGATAGTTTGTAGCGCTTATGGGTATAGTCTGAATCAGTTTCAGAGCATCTCCGGAGAGGGAGGAACGGAGATAATAAAACTTTTGTATACTGGATAGGTCTTGCGAAGAGTGAACTAGCGACATGTAAAGGTCATGAAAGTTGAGCCAATGCTCCAGGGTTCCATTGAAAACGGGTAGCTTCACATCTGGCAATCGCACGTGCGTGGTGGGAGAATGGGTTTGAGCGTTTGTAGACGTAGTAGGCGAAGGGGGTGGAGCGATGGGTGATTTATTCAGCAAGAACCCCTTGACCCTATAATAATGGGATTCCATCTCCATCCGCTGCTTGAGTTGCTCTTCGATCGAAGCTTCGTCTAACGACTCTAATTCGGCCTGAACCTTGGTGTAGTCGTTCCATAGTTCCACAAGGCTCTCAAGGCGAACTGGAACCTCCGAAGCATCGTTTTCCTCGTCATAACGATCCACGAAGCCTTTGATTAGGGTGAATGATGCAGAAATGCTACGCTGGCGCAGCTTGAGATAGCGGATGCGGCGTTCGGCTGAAGACATGGTCTGTTATAGGCAATTAAATGCCTTGTATTTTATTGATGCTGCGATGGCGGGATGACTGTGTCCAAGATGGCCCTAAAGGGATGTACAGCGTGGTTGAACTCTCCAGAAGGTTCCAGAAGCAAGATGGCGACTCTGGCGGGTTGGATCGTTGATGAACGGAGTTCGACGTtcatccggctcgaaggaccatgtTCCGAATGCTCAGTAAAGTCAGGAGGGTTGTCACGGGTACACTTTCTTTTTCAGGTTCCTTTTTCACAGTCACAGGTGAGTAATCAGTTCAACACTACAggtaagttcttcttctttttggtttattaatagttcactaaattaCTTGCTAAATGTCCACTAACTCTAATTTATTTCGAATTCAATTTCTTTTAACTTTATTTCTAATTTATAACTTCACTAATTTCTTCTTAGCGTGTAAAATTCAAATCTAGTTCTAGTACACTGACTACTAGTACTGACTCCCGAACACTAGTATGACGGCGTTAATCCGTGATGCGAATCTGCTGGTACAACAAAGAGGGCGCGATGACGTTCAGCTAGTCCTTTTATATTAGCCGCCGATGATCATTAGTAGCGAGTCACGATGATGGACGAATTTCCGTTCAGTGCATTCGCCCGACTTGCCATGGTGGTGGATTGCGGTTGACCgacgttgatgatgatgatagatGTGGAAATGGTGCCCCATATATGTGCGAACATGGGGCTTGtgccaaaaataaacaaaaaagtgtgCCCATTGAATGACTTCAATGGTTTGTTCTATTGgatctatttattttttttttcatctggaTCTGGACTCGAACCTGCAATGAGGAGATGCTGCGCTGGATCCCGGACGCGTTGGTGCTGTTtgctatagagcttagtgacatttcaacacacgtagactagcatgcgctcgtcatacacagtttgtttttgttttcctcaaaggaACTTGCActcgctttccagactcatcaaaatgtatatggaaatattacccaatttgaaatatttacacccggattctgggtgtttttcgagacagagtgcatattgttttcctctaaggttcacaactacatctatactagggcacccataccattgggcgtgataaccactataggcGCTGTTGTGATATCGGCAAACAGAAGCACCACTTAAACGAAGCATTGAGTAGGACATCACTGTTTTTTTGTGTTGTGCTTCCGTTACTCCATGAATAGATTCGACATATTTATTTAACATTCAAATTTACCAGAGAATCGATCAATAATGATTTCCTCGGTGCACCGAATAAGTTGATAATTCGTGCGGAAAGCATTACAGTTAAGCCAATCAATGCAAATAGCTAACAAACGTCGCATTAGAAGCTTTTGAATGGGCAAGTAGATGGTCGGTCGAGCTCtttttcttccttcttttaGATGCTCTAATTATCGGTACTTTGTCGACGTAGATTTTAAATAgccttttttttctcataaaaaTCCCCCATTGCGTCTTTCAAGGCAATCTCATGCAGATCAAAAAcattacaaattaaaaagtagaCATCAATTTGGGATTTGTAACAAGAGAAGGAGTCGTACCATGGAGCACAAAATATCGTTTTTCCAGCCCAGAAAGAACTTGCGTTATCGATGACAATAGAGCAAGATAAAAAAACAATCTTGCATCATGAAATAACTATATATTCACCTTAAGAGCAAAGGATATTGTTGAATTAAAGTAATGCTCCAGAGCATTCATGATGTCGAATAATAGTATCATTGCTTGACATTTATCGAATAAGGGCAATGACACACTAGTAATGCAAAAATGTTGGCTTTCGGTTCTCTAATGCATAAAAGCTCTATCTATTATTCAATACATACAATTTTATTGCATTTAATGGACTACATAAAAATTCTGTGTGACACTCATGcatcgaaaaaaacttatatccTTGAAACAGAAGACGATTTGGCACTCAAATTTGCCGACATGGTCCATACTTACCTCTTATTTGGCGTAACTGACTTTTTGGCGCTCTTtgaaatgcaattttttttaaattttaatctaCCAAATAGGATAGCATTTTACGCTCACACATTAAAACTGTTTTCTCTTCCATTGATTTAAAACACAATTCCGGAACGAGATCTAAAACGGCACTGGAAGAGTTTATCGTTGTTTGAAATACcgattgaaaatgtttggaataaatttACACTATCGGAAGGTGCGATAACGATTTGGAAATGCACAATATTTATGGATGAAAAAGTCTCAAAATGaagtgaaagtttttttttcttaattctcTAGTTATTTGTATCATTTTTAGTGCTAAGATGTGCAAGAGATTTGTTTGTTCATTACAAGTATGTCTTTAAAGTAATCAGAATAAACATGTTGGCAAATTGAAATGGTTCACGATGAACtccagaatggtcattggttgCATCCTTTTGGCAATAATGGTTAAAGGGATACGCGATTCGGACTTATCGAGGAAGTAGTAGAAGTTGTTGGAAAATTCTCGCTATCATGCCCACGGTGGCTAGTGTCCAGCCACCGTAGACAGCTTGGGCATACGCCCGGGTTGAATGGGCTTTACCCGAGTTGCACAAAAGCTCAGTGCAGCAACTTGTACAAGCATACAGCTTCGTCCGCTCGCCGATAATGATGCATCCCGGCTCGCACGTGTTAATGCATTTCCGCTCCAAGGACCACAGTTTCGGTTCGGATACATTCGAGTTGCTGGTGTGCACCGTGTAGGAGAACTGTTTGACCTGAAATGGtgaagaaaagaaaagaaacgTTTTTACGCTTTCCATATTCATATAGAACAGTGATGCTCAAGCCGGATGAAACGAGCCTTGCATCCTCCGCGTTATATGTCCCACCCAAACCAAAATACCTTAATACACAGCTACCCGATTCCCGCAAATGTTTATGTACTGTGCTTTGCgcaatttttcttcttcttcttcttggcattaacgtccttat includes:
- the LOC5564960 gene encoding uncharacterized protein LOC5564960; protein product: MSIIIAIVLMGFIEAGRSQYLTNTVHKTPAASEKVNELSCYSCNATEDGESCIDLTGNNASFVKKCFSDEFICMVKQFSYTVHTSNSNVSEPKLWSLERKCINTCEPGCIIIGERTKLYACTSCCTELLCNSGKAHSTRAYAQAVYGGWTLATVGMIARIFQQLLLLPR